In the Arachis ipaensis cultivar K30076 chromosome B04, Araip1.1, whole genome shotgun sequence genome, TTTTCTATGGTGCTCAAGTCTTTCGATATTTAGCAACATGTAAGCACACCACTTGCATGCCAAGTTGGTGGATATGAGAGAAAATTGTATGGTTTGTTTTATGATGCCTCCTCCTCTAGGGTTACATGAGTTTGTTATGGTGTGTTCCTTGTATTTCTCTAGGCTTCaataaaatattcttattttatattatatcattctcttgctttctttttttcaGATCTTTCATTGCCAAGTAGTTTTCTTTTCTATGATATGTATTCAAGTGATAGTTATAATGGCTATAAATGGACCATCAACTATGAATTTGACATATAGTTTTATTTTGAACTAAAACAAGTTTAACCGATAAACTAATGAcaataaattttttatcttttatcacAAGAACATAAAACGTACTTTCCATAACAAATaatatagataaataaaaaaCTAACTTCTTAAAATGTTATCGCTTTTTGACGGTGAATCTCTACTTCCAGTAGAGATGAGAAATTTTCCTACAGACTCTGTGGTGATAGCAGCATGTTGTAATCCTCTGATCTACGAAGGAGAAGGGAGGCAGTGACCAATTTAAGGTTCCTGCAACAAAAAAGAGAGCAAATCGTGTCAGGTGGTCATACCCAAACCAGTTCATAGCAAAATAGAAAGCCCAATGCGGCTAAATAGAAAACGCTCAAGAAGGGTCTTGGAGCAATAATGGgccaaaaaaatatacaaatgaccgaattttttttccaatttaaaaaaaatatataaaattatgttTTTAGCGTAGCAGTTAGTGTGATAGTGTCTCATTTTGACGCTAAAATTAGTTTCAGATAttaatactaaaattttagtctTAAAACACAATTTTAATCCATTTAATACTTTCAAAAAGTAAAGACACAGGTTTGTCTTCTAATCTCAGTCTCCCTTCCAAATATAGTCCTACTGACACTTTTTATAGTCACAGTAGAATACACCAATCTATATAATAATTTCGTGTCACTGGGTGAAAGAAAGGACTTTTCTAAATCAAAGACGCTGAACCTCCACAAATTAAGTGCAGCAAGAGGATATTAAACAAAAGAATCAATTTGGTTAAACATGCATAATGGATTTGAATATTTAACTAAGCACTACTATTTTGATCACAGTTTTTAAAGCAGAAATAGATCTACCTTTAAGAGCATGTTTAGTTAAGTGATCATAACGGGTAAAAAATTTTCATAGGCAcgtcaaaatcatccatccataGAAGTTTTACCTCATGTTTACTCAACTAAACATTCTTGAAAAGTTGGCGAAAAACCGAATGTAACTATTTAGCAAAATTACCAATAAATAAATTAGAAGAAAGAAGCCAAAAAACTCCCAACTCCCAAGTATTACTGCTACATAAAAGTATGAAGAAAATAACTGAATttccattctttcttctttttccctAAACTCATCTAGAAGTATTCATACCAACCAGATAGGAATATCTAAAATCTAATGTAAACCCATATTTAAGCCCTTGACATCTAATGATTTTCTGTCACTGAAACAAGTGCAATTTCTCTCCTGTGGGTTGCCTTGGCTGGAGTAGACGAGAATGCATAAGCCCATAAATAGGTTAAATAGTGAGAATGTTAGAAATTCTCAAACTCCTAATAGATTAAAAGGAGGAAGAGTTGCCCCTTGAACATGATTTTGTCCAAACTTACATGTCACCGGGGAAGATGAACCAACACCTATTTACCAGAACAATGACCACATCACCACCAATATAatgaaattttcttttttaatccTGTTTTATTTTTGACACTAGACCCCGATATAAACATTTGACAGAGCAGCAATGACATTCCAACCCTGAATTGATTCGGGAAACAGAACTACAGAACCTTCTCACATTATCCAATTCAAGGATAGATGGAACAATGATGCTATAACTGTACAAAGCAGAGCAGTGATACTTCTCTGTGCAGTCAAAACGAAAACCACTTGTAGCCCCCAAATTGCAAATGTATTCTCACCAGGTACCGAAACTGCAACCGATGTGTTCTTGAGTGATGATTCTAAGGCGATCTTGCATGACAGCCTTGGATGAGTATGGCGGGAAACACAGCCTGTAAAAGCATGTGTGCGATGAAGGAAGGCGGTCTTCAGTTTCCATAGACCTGTAAATGTATAGACGGGAAGCTAAACCACGGAAACCTTCAACTGGCAGATATTTCACGGATGTCCAAAAGAACAGAAGAATCTTCCTTTGTTCTGCTGGCATTCTACCAACAATCTGCCAAATTTTTTTGGACGGAATATAATGTTAGATTTATTGTATTTCTGCAATTCATGATCCAAATagaaaaatttataatattagaTAATCATACAGTATAGCTCAAACTGGAAAGAATATGAAAAAAATGCAACTCATTAGCATATGGCTTCACAAAAGTACAGTGGCCAAACTATAgaagtacttttttttttcttttttctttaaacaAAGCATCACCAATTATGATTAaagttaaatattttaaaatcgtAGTATTTGGGGGCAAATGAACTGAAGGGAGACATCTGTGTCAGTGTGATATGTACTCTAGAACTGGTACCAGTAACAGTAAGTGGCTATTATGTAAAAGAGTAGTGTGTAGAAAGAGATGTTCTCAGCATGTGCTGAACATTAGAAATTTCGGAAGAATGTATATGTTAATCTGAGAGATTCAAGGAGGGAGTTAGGTAGCACCTAAAAAATTGAAGATATCAGGACTAAAGGAAGAGAGTTAGCTAACAAATTAGAAGAAGTTGTATCATAAATTCGTAATTGTATCAGTGGCTGATTTCATGGCTTGAACCCAAAACCGTGAGGTCACTCGGAAACAACTCAACCGTTGCTCCAAGTTCTTCAAAATGGGGAAGTAAAATAACATTCGCAAAAGAAAAAGTTAACAAAAAGGGAGAGGAGAAAGTGGAGCAGAAAGGATGTAAAGACATGTTAGTTCCAGAAAACCAGTATCATTAATACCTCCCAAAACCAAGATATTTGACAGTCAGTCTCTTTATAGCCATTATACTCCGTATGAGCCTTCCAATCTTCGACAGAAATAGTACTTTCGCTCCCATGGAGCATCCAATCAAGGTCTTCAAGATCTAAACTTTTAAAGAAGAACGGCTgttgccttgagttagaaaggaTATCACCAAAGCCCTTGGCAAAATGTGATACCTGCTCAGATATCGATGTCTCAAAATAATTTTGAATGAGAAGAGAAACATACTTCTCCCTGTTCTTACTATTCACTACAAGGTTTTTCCCACCAGAGCAAAGTTCAACCACTTTCCTGTGTCCTAATTCATCCACCTCTCTCACAAACGTCAGTCCTAAAGCATCTGAATCAATGAAATCAGCTTCCATCTGCAATATTTGCTTGCAGCTACTGTACAAGTAAGGATCTGCCGCCTGTATATCTTCTAAAGTAACAGACTTTCCAGCCAATTGCTTGAAAAACAAACGGTCAAAAACAATACCCACTTGCACCTTATGCATTAAAGCTAATGCAATAACACGACCAGCAAAACTGAAGTACTTTAGATGCAGAGGATCTACCTTAGATGCTGCAAACAAGAAGACATAGTAAACTTGGCTATGCATGAGTGCTTTATTAATATTCACAGATGCATTATATAGAGCAAGTTACAAAAATGCTCAACATTGAACAAGGAGCCATAGTCTCCAATGAAAACACATTGGATTCCAGTTTAATGGTAATCATACATGTTCAGAATACAGAGTTGATAAATCTGcaaaaagaaaacacaagaaatGGCAATCCAATGATTCATCGATTCTTGAGAAGCTAAGTAATAATAAGTAGCTGCTACATCTGAGTAACCAACAAAGTTGCATGCCCAGTGTCCACACTGAGTTAATGGGTGGACTGGCTCAGTACCATTCTGAACCTTTCCCATTTAATACAGATAACCGCATATTTGAAGATGAagattgatttattaagaaaaatatgaTTACAAAAGAATGTAACCCTTATCCAAATATCAGTATGCATGGGATACACCACCAAGAACAAAGTATTGTCCCATAAAATAAGGTAGGCAACAAAATCAGAGCAGAAGTTGTTATAATGTCTTATCATGAATCATGTATGTTTGAGTAATACCCCAAATCAATTCCTAAGAAATTTTTCGTTGGACATTTTAACCCTCAACAAATTTTAATCATCAAATGAATCCCCAAACTTTAAATATGTTAGAAAAATCAGTCCTCACGTCAGATTGTTTGTCTATAAAGAAGGACTGATAggagaattttaaaaatttttaggaaCTGTCTCTTtattaaataaagataagaattgaaatgtCTAACTTCTTGCCAAAATTTGACGCAATGATTAATTTGTCGAACATATAAAAAGTTACGGATTAATTTGGTGATTAAACTTCGTTAAGGATAAAAGTATCTGACTAAAAGTTCCTCGGAATACATTTGGGTTATTAATCTTTTATACTATCACTATACTATGCAtggaaaacagcagaagaaaaatggttggacatatagaattaagaTGTACCAGGATTAGGGTAAAATCTCCTGCAATCATTTGGGCATGCTACAAAGAGAGCATTTTCTGGATTAAATATTGCTTGACACACCAAAAGAAACCACTCCCTCAGCACACCCGGTCCAGTAGCTTCCTCGTTTTTGAATTCCATAAATAGCCCAGCATGCAGAGAGGCAGGCTTTGCTTGTGCTATATACTCGTAGGATTCGGCCAATAATTGAGACCTATCAATAAGCATCTCATGTAACTCCTCATAGTCTTCTTTGACATCAGGAAACAACAGCATTGCCAGATGCCTCCTCACCTCAAAATTAGTCACAGATCTGTGATCAAGAATCCACTGGTGATCATCACTTCTCTTTGCATATTGGATGACAAGTATACAAAGCATACTTCGTTGATTCATCAAAACCTTCCAAAATTTTTCCTCCGCCCCATCATATAGCTTCGAGATTTGATACAATTCCTTCAAGATAGAAAGATATTGAGAACATCCAGAATACGTCAAACCCACATCCCGATCCCGTCTTAGTTTGTCAGACAAGAATTCCTGCATAGAACGAAGGCATTGTTCCATTTTCTCCAACATCTGAATAAATATAAGGTGAAGGTAATCCACCTCTTCTGCAAGCAAGATCCCCTCATGGCACTTTTCATCCAACCCCATACCCCTCATAGCTTGCAATTGGGTAATTCCTTTCCTCAAAGGGGTCAAGAAAGCTGCAAAGTCCGAAACATCGGTCTGCAATGGCCCTGAACTGTTGGGCCGCTGGATGCATAACTCCAAATCCCTCAACAACCTATTCGAAAGCTCGCGAACAAAGGGGCAGATATCCTGCAACAAAATAGACCCTCCACCTTTACCATGCTTACCTGCATAAACATGGCAACAACCAGCACTCTCTAACATAGACCCCAAAGTATTCCGGCAATGCAGATACAGAGGATCATCACACCCAACCCTCATAAGCAAACTACACAACTCCAACACCACACTCGCACACTGAGCATGATAAGGTTTAGCCATGTTATTGCgacaagaattcaagaaatgcCTGACAAATAAATCACCACGTTCCTTGTTACCAGCATAAGGAGAAATATAGAGAGTTACCAGCATGGAAGGGGCATTCGAGGCGACGAAAATGTGGAAATAAGATGCTGTAGCATCATCAACCTTGGGCGCCATGTTCATGTAACTGGTGATGAGGCTCTTGATCACCTTGGTAGCCTCGTGAACAATTTCGCCTCTACAGAGCCTGAAAACAAGACTGACCATGTTTTCAAGAACCTGCCACGCCTGAGGGTGCTCCGTACTCCTCATGCGACCAACCAGGTGGAGGTTTGCGTCGTTCTGAACCCCACACTCTTGAAGAGTGTTCTCCCACTGAAGTTGTTTACCTCTGTATGTTAAACCCTGCTCGAAAACAGGTATACCGGTCAATACCATGATTCTCTCATGGATCGATTTCACGGTATCGTGAGGAGATGCTTGCATCACCACAGTGTTCCCTCGCGACATCATTCGGACGAAGAACTGTAACCGCGACCCGGACCTCGACCCGCTCCGAAACTGAGCGGCTCGCGACGAAGAAGGAGTCGACGACGAAACCCTAGCATCCGCGCCACGGTACCGCGAATTTGAGGCGTTTTTCGTCTCTTCTCGCTTAATCCCGGCAAGGAATCCCGCTGCATAGGCGACCTCGGGGTCGCCGCCGGCGAAATCCGCGCCGGCATCTGCCCCATATTCATCACCGTAGTCATCGAGCTTCCGCTTGGAGGAGTGGTTGGCGCGTTGGAGTTGGAAAACACTATCTGCAGTCGTGGTTTGAGTGATGGGCATGTTTGCCGCCGCCGAAAAGTCACGTTGCGGAGAGAGAAACAAACCGATGAGTCTT is a window encoding:
- the LOC107638691 gene encoding E3 ubiquitin-protein ligase UPL5 isoform X2, encoding MPITQTTTADSVFQLQRANHSSKRKLDDYGDEYGADAGADFAGGDPEVAYAAGFLAGIKREETKNASNSRYRGADARVSSSTPSSSRAAQFRSGSRSGSRLQFFVRMMSRGNTVVMQASPHDTVKSIHERIMVLTGIPVFEQGLTYRGKQLQWENTLQECGVQNDANLHLVGRMRSTEHPQAWQVLENMVSLVFRLCRGEIVHEATKVIKSLITSYMNMAPKVDDATASYFHIFVASNAPSMLCASVVLELCSLLMRVGCDDPLYLHCRNTLGSMLESAGCCHVYAGKHGKGGGSILLQDICPFVRELSNRLLRDLELCIQRPNSSGPLQTDVSDFAAFLTPLRKGITQLQAMRGMGLDEKCHEGILLAEEVDYLHLIFIQMLEKMEQCLRSMQEFLSDKLRRDRDVGLTYSGCSQYLSILKELYQISKLYDGAEEKFWKVLMNQRSMLCILVIQYAKRSDDHQWILDHRSVTNFEVRRHLAMLLFPDVKEDYEELHEMLIDRSQLLAESYEYIAQAKPASLHAGLFMEFKNEEATGPGVLREWFLLVCQAIFNPENALFVACPNDCRRFYPNPASKVDPLHLKYFSFAGRVIALALMHKVQVGIVFDRLFFKQLAGKSVTLEDIQAADPYLYSSCKQILQMEADFIDSDALGLTFVREVDELGHRKVVELCSGGKNLVVNSKNREKYVSLLIQNYFETSISEQVSHFAKGFGDILSNSRQQPFFFKSLDLEDLDWMLHGSESTISVEDWKAHTEYNGYKETDCQISWFWEIVGRMPAEQRKILLFFWTSVKYLPVEGFRGLASRLYIYRSMETEDRLPSSHTCFYRLCFPPYSSKAVMQDRLRIITQEHIGCSFGTWNLKLVTASLLLRRSEDYNMLLSPQSL
- the LOC107638691 gene encoding E3 ubiquitin-protein ligase UPL5 isoform X1, whose translation is MPITQTTTADSVFQLQRANHSSKRKLDDYGDEYGADAGADFAGGDPEVAYAAGFLAGIKREETKNASNSRYRGADARVSSSTPSSSRAAQFRSGSRSGSRLQFFVRMMSRGNTVVMQASPHDTVKSIHERIMVLTGIPVFEQGLTYRGKQLQWENTLQECGVQNDANLHLVGRMRSTEHPQAWQVLENMVSLVFRLCRGEIVHEATKVIKSLITSYMNMAPKVDDATASYFHIFVASNAPSMLVTLYISPYAGNKERGDLFVRHFLNSCRNNMAKPYHAQCASVVLELCSLLMRVGCDDPLYLHCRNTLGSMLESAGCCHVYAGKHGKGGGSILLQDICPFVRELSNRLLRDLELCIQRPNSSGPLQTDVSDFAAFLTPLRKGITQLQAMRGMGLDEKCHEGILLAEEVDYLHLIFIQMLEKMEQCLRSMQEFLSDKLRRDRDVGLTYSGCSQYLSILKELYQISKLYDGAEEKFWKVLMNQRSMLCILVIQYAKRSDDHQWILDHRSVTNFEVRRHLAMLLFPDVKEDYEELHEMLIDRSQLLAESYEYIAQAKPASLHAGLFMEFKNEEATGPGVLREWFLLVCQAIFNPENALFVACPNDCRRFYPNPASKVDPLHLKYFSFAGRVIALALMHKVQVGIVFDRLFFKQLAGKSVTLEDIQAADPYLYSSCKQILQMEADFIDSDALGLTFVREVDELGHRKVVELCSGGKNLVVNSKNREKYVSLLIQNYFETSISEQVSHFAKGFGDILSNSRQQPFFFKSLDLEDLDWMLHGSESTISVEDWKAHTEYNGYKETDCQISWFWEIVGRMPAEQRKILLFFWTSVKYLPVEGFRGLASRLYIYRSMETEDRLPSSHTCFYRLCFPPYSSKAVMQDRLRIITQEHIGCSFGTWNLKLVTASLLLRRSEDYNMLLSPQSL